Proteins encoded by one window of Bryobacteraceae bacterium:
- a CDS encoding ABC transporter ATP-binding protein — protein sequence MTNPTQAVELSDVTFAYDRAPVLHGITFSIGRGEIVGLLGRNGAGKSTTLKILCGIQPAGGGSVRVTGLPLPERSLYVKQKIGYVPETGALFETLTGREFLELSGRLHGVTEGILSERIATMLETFGLAAEGDARLDSYSKGMRQKVLIAAALLHDPELILLDEPLTGLDVHAAVLVKDLIAALAARGKTVIYSSHVLDVVEKICHRVLVIHGGRLLANGTVEALQRDTGQPSLEGAFRALTGSIDVDPGVARIVDKLG from the coding sequence ATGACGAATCCGACGCAAGCCGTCGAACTTAGCGACGTTACCTTCGCTTACGACCGCGCCCCGGTGCTGCATGGCATCACTTTCTCAATCGGGCGGGGCGAAATCGTCGGGCTCCTCGGCCGGAACGGCGCCGGAAAGAGCACCACGCTCAAGATCCTCTGCGGCATCCAACCTGCCGGAGGCGGATCGGTGCGCGTCACCGGGCTGCCTCTGCCGGAGCGCAGCCTCTACGTGAAGCAGAAGATCGGCTATGTTCCGGAGACCGGCGCGCTGTTTGAGACGCTCACCGGCCGGGAGTTTCTCGAATTGTCGGGGCGCCTGCACGGCGTTACGGAAGGAATCCTCTCGGAGCGCATCGCCACCATGCTCGAGACGTTCGGCCTCGCCGCCGAAGGCGACGCCCGGCTCGACAGCTATTCGAAGGGAATGCGGCAGAAGGTGCTGATCGCCGCGGCGCTGCTGCACGATCCGGAACTGATCCTGCTCGACGAGCCGCTCACCGGTCTCGACGTCCACGCCGCGGTGCTCGTGAAGGACCTGATCGCGGCGCTGGCGGCCCGCGGCAAAACCGTCATCTACAGCTCTCACGTGCTCGACGTCGTCGAGAAGATCTGCCACCGGGTTCTAGTGATTCACGGCGGGCGGCTGCTCGCCAACGGTACGGTGGAAGCCCTCCAGCGGGACACCGGCCAGCCGTCGCTCGAAGGCGCATTCCGCGCGCTGACAGGCAGCATTGATGTCGACCCCGGAGTGGCGCGCATCGTGGACAAGCTCGGATGA
- the cysC gene encoding adenylyl-sulfate kinase has translation MPDPIDIQLDLEALAGLELFLSGALAPDPHFRLEGHPALEPGARVLLRDPNNVRLAEFTVERVDGGAALGPVALIEPPRHADFAAFRPAPAAVRERLVAMGAVRVAALAASGFLTVDDEAPLRDADAAVLHIVEGGPVDHFPRVRAAQIVAERYLDPARVILNVLPPLRTAWRDRVLRNYGATCIAEPAETGAYRPEVAALAASFLPPPSERGFCVWFTGLPSSGKSTIADRLALELREAGRRVTMLDGDVVRMHLSKGLGFSREDRDTNIRRIGWVASEIVRHHGIVITAAVSPYAASRDDARRMVGDAGFVLVYVSTPAEICEQRDVKGFYARARAGQLTGFTGVDDPYEPPPNADLVIETAGTTPESAAAAVWRLLRNRGYVS, from the coding sequence TTGCCCGATCCGATCGATATTCAGCTTGACCTCGAGGCCCTCGCGGGCCTCGAGTTGTTTCTGAGCGGCGCTCTCGCCCCCGATCCCCATTTCCGTCTCGAAGGCCATCCGGCGCTCGAACCCGGCGCCCGTGTCCTCCTTCGCGACCCCAACAACGTCCGCCTCGCCGAGTTCACCGTCGAGCGCGTCGACGGCGGCGCCGCCCTCGGCCCGGTCGCCCTCATCGAGCCGCCGCGCCACGCCGACTTCGCCGCGTTCCGCCCCGCGCCGGCCGCCGTGCGAGAACGCCTCGTCGCCATGGGCGCCGTCCGCGTTGCCGCCCTCGCCGCGTCCGGATTCCTTACCGTCGACGACGAAGCGCCGCTGCGCGACGCCGATGCCGCCGTGCTGCACATCGTGGAAGGCGGTCCCGTCGACCATTTCCCGCGAGTTCGCGCCGCGCAAATCGTCGCCGAACGCTATCTCGATCCTGCGCGGGTCATTCTCAATGTGCTCCCGCCATTGCGCACCGCCTGGCGAGACCGCGTGCTGCGAAACTACGGCGCGACCTGCATCGCTGAGCCCGCCGAAACCGGCGCCTATCGCCCCGAAGTGGCCGCGCTGGCCGCGAGTTTCCTTCCGCCCCCGAGCGAGCGCGGTTTCTGCGTCTGGTTCACCGGCCTGCCCTCTTCCGGCAAATCGACCATTGCCGACCGCCTCGCGCTCGAGCTCCGCGAGGCCGGCCGGCGCGTCACCATGCTCGACGGCGACGTCGTCCGCATGCACCTCTCCAAGGGCCTCGGCTTTTCGCGAGAAGACCGCGATACGAACATCCGCCGCATCGGCTGGGTGGCGTCGGAAATCGTCCGCCATCACGGAATCGTCATCACCGCGGCCGTAAGCCCCTATGCCGCGAGCCGCGACGACGCCCGCCGCATGGTGGGCGACGCCGGCTTCGTGCTCGTCTACGTCTCCACTCCCGCCGAAATCTGCGAGCAGCGCGACGTGAAGGGTTTCTACGCCCGCGCCCGCGCCGGCCAGTTGACCGGCTTCACCGGCGTCGACGATCCCTACGAACCGCCCCCCAACGCCGATCTGGTGATCGAAACCGCCGGGACCACGCCTGAATCCGCCGCCGCCGCCGTCTGGCGGTTGTTGCGGAATCGCGGCTATGTTTCGTAA
- a CDS encoding phage holin family protein, which produces MLRRILTAWAASAASLFLVSRIVNGFHVETATAAILAAAVIAVVNGTLGSIVKLITFPFRLMTLGVLTLVINALLLMLSASLVTGFTIDTFVAAFFGSILLSLATWLATWLLRMVLPEKEDPKP; this is translated from the coding sequence ATGTTACGCCGCATCCTGACCGCCTGGGCCGCCTCGGCCGCCAGCCTCTTCCTGGTTTCCAGGATCGTCAACGGCTTTCACGTCGAAACCGCCACCGCCGCCATCCTGGCCGCCGCCGTGATCGCCGTCGTGAACGGAACCCTCGGCTCCATCGTCAAACTGATCACCTTCCCGTTCCGGCTGATGACGCTTGGCGTCCTCACTCTCGTCATCAACGCGCTCCTGTTGATGCTCTCCGCTTCGCTCGTCACCGGATTCACCATCGACACCTTCGTGGCCGCCTTCTTCGGTTCGATTCTCCTCAGCCTCGCCACCTGGCTCGCCACGTGGCTCCTCCGCATGGTCCTGCCGGAAAAGGAAGATCCCAAACCTTAG
- a CDS encoding radical SAM protein, whose product MSPTPKAPQADGGKLIVITAPLTETIDHAGYFIQMAIASLPIWLEGILNNKYPNWRKVEYNADGSARYMPAGVRALEAALLREHSPDDIACCFPDDLDRFVGPNTRIVAASTHNPLGVTFAAGVYTSIFGSSRKPVNSHYASLMFERIKSSPYRGNFKVIVGGSGGWQITQTDAWDELSVDCVVEGRSESDDTMELFRKAIRGEEIPRQLDVKHPTSADEILLPSKRTTFGVVEMTTGCGRRCQFCVPDLNPQIAVPKDKIMAAVHANVREGNKQISLATEDMFIWGQVKTETPFFFPNREALLDLYSSVVDTPGVDNHILSHCTIAPAVVDPLLIEKLSGKLLDKSPITLPMYSTHPKKKILAPLIGLETGSVRIAKQVMPSKGVPFPIDEWPSVFVEGLRVMNQNNWFPAVTLIVGNPGETDEDVKATIDLLYEVERQGLFAFFIPSIFTPLHDTRMEHKKGVDETKKMSPLQWQLMMKCWKMNLRPGNYSWWAPFVWRVGAVVMWAWKLRKINGPNFTWPILMFASALPESWMARMGKIHVGRPLKLKSRRELLKTIRPNHWKFLRSDNGDIPEGPPPGPPEPVLNVLAG is encoded by the coding sequence ATGAGCCCGACACCCAAAGCGCCACAGGCCGACGGCGGCAAGCTCATCGTCATCACCGCTCCGCTCACCGAAACCATCGATCACGCCGGGTATTTCATCCAGATGGCCATCGCCAGCCTCCCGATCTGGCTCGAAGGCATCCTCAACAACAAGTACCCGAACTGGCGGAAAGTGGAATACAACGCCGACGGCTCCGCCCGGTACATGCCCGCCGGCGTGCGGGCGCTCGAAGCGGCTCTGCTGCGCGAGCACTCGCCGGACGATATCGCCTGCTGTTTTCCGGACGATCTCGACCGGTTTGTCGGCCCCAATACCCGCATCGTCGCCGCCTCCACGCATAACCCCCTCGGCGTCACCTTCGCCGCCGGCGTCTACACGTCGATCTTCGGCTCCTCGCGCAAGCCGGTCAACTCCCACTACGCGAGCCTGATGTTCGAAAGGATCAAGTCCAGCCCCTACCGCGGCAACTTCAAAGTGATCGTCGGCGGTTCCGGCGGCTGGCAGATCACGCAGACCGATGCCTGGGACGAACTGAGCGTCGATTGCGTCGTCGAGGGCCGCAGCGAATCGGACGACACCATGGAGCTGTTCCGCAAGGCGATTCGCGGCGAGGAGATTCCCCGCCAGCTCGACGTCAAGCACCCTACCTCGGCCGACGAAATCCTGCTCCCCTCCAAGCGCACCACCTTCGGCGTCGTCGAAATGACCACCGGCTGCGGACGCCGCTGCCAGTTCTGCGTGCCCGACCTCAACCCGCAGATCGCCGTGCCCAAGGACAAGATCATGGCCGCCGTCCACGCCAACGTGCGCGAGGGCAACAAGCAGATCTCGCTGGCGACCGAAGACATGTTCATCTGGGGCCAGGTGAAAACCGAGACGCCGTTCTTCTTCCCCAACCGCGAGGCGCTGCTCGATCTTTATTCCTCGGTCGTCGATACGCCGGGCGTCGATAACCATATCCTCAGTCACTGCACCATCGCCCCTGCCGTCGTCGATCCGCTGCTGATCGAGAAGCTCTCCGGCAAGCTGCTCGACAAGAGCCCGATCACGCTGCCGATGTACAGCACGCACCCGAAGAAGAAGATCCTCGCGCCGCTCATCGGCCTCGAAACCGGTTCGGTGCGGATAGCCAAGCAGGTGATGCCTTCCAAAGGCGTGCCGTTCCCCATCGACGAGTGGCCCAGCGTGTTCGTCGAGGGCCTCCGCGTGATGAACCAGAACAACTGGTTCCCGGCGGTGACGCTCATCGTCGGCAATCCGGGCGAAACCGACGAAGACGTGAAGGCCACCATCGACCTGCTCTACGAAGTGGAACGCCAGGGCCTGTTCGCGTTCTTCATCCCGTCGATCTTCACGCCGCTGCACGATACCCGCATGGAGCATAAGAAAGGCGTCGACGAGACGAAGAAGATGTCGCCGCTGCAATGGCAGTTGATGATGAAATGCTGGAAGATGAACCTGCGCCCGGGCAACTACAGTTGGTGGGCGCCCTTTGTCTGGCGCGTGGGCGCCGTGGTGATGTGGGCCTGGAAGCTCCGCAAGATCAACGGGCCGAACTTCACATGGCCGATCCTGATGTTCGCCTCGGCGCTGCCGGAATCCTGGATGGCGCGGATGGGCAAGATCCACGTCGGGAGGCCGCTGAAGCTGAAGTCGCGCCGGGAGCTCCTGAAGACCATTCGTCCGAATCACTGGAAGTTCCTCCGTTCGGACAACGGCGACATCCCGGAAGGCCCGCCCCCCGGCCCGCCGGAGCCCGTTTTGAACGTACTGGCAGGTTGA
- a CDS encoding DUF1553 domain-containing protein, with protein MMRGFWATAAIFALGALPAAGQDAVDGVTFFESTVRPILRTNCLACHSDRNLTSGLSLQSLELIQKGGNRGPAAENLVAAVKQEGALKMPPGKKLAPEQIAAIEKWVGMGFPMPESMRKAKRPGADHWAFQPVKRPEPPKVRAESRVRTPVDRFILAKIEEKGLTMSADADKRTLLRRVHLDLTGLPPTREETSAFLADTSDGGYERVVEKLLASPHYGERWGRHWLDLARYADSDGYTIDAPREIWPYRDWVIQALNRDMPFDRFVIEQMAGDLLPNATVEQKIATGFHRNTPSNYEGGIDFEQYRVEAVADRVQTTGGVFLGLTVGCARCHDHKYDPFTQREFYQLFAFLNNVDEVDKEADRKEFNRPFLDLATPEQIARRDAHKAQVAALEAELDTYKKALNGDAAKTDPGLKERTSNLRTLRQHAPKATSTLVMRELAAPRQSYIHLGGDFTRKGSNVEPGVPAFLPGLAGAPDKPTRLDFARWLVDKRNPLTPRVTMNRVWQRYFGAGLVGTENDFGTVGDKPTHPELLDWLASEFMDSGWSMKAMHRTIVLSSAYRQASGVREDLKAADPENKLLARQNRLRLEAEIVRDASLIASGLFAPNIGGPSVYPPQPAGVYQVTQVRREWKTSEGPDRYRRGMYTFFQRSAPHPSLIVFDAPDSTVTCTRRVRSNTPLQALTQLNDEASVEFAEAMAKRMEAESGGDDAKLRAGYEMALNRDPRPAEQERLLRFLAVQRDSKVSNPWAAVSRVLLNLDEFVTRP; from the coding sequence ATGATGCGAGGATTCTGGGCAACCGCCGCGATATTCGCCCTTGGGGCGCTCCCAGCAGCGGGCCAGGACGCAGTGGACGGTGTGACGTTCTTTGAATCGACGGTCCGGCCGATTCTCCGCACCAATTGCCTCGCCTGCCATTCCGACCGGAACCTGACCAGCGGGCTCAGTCTCCAATCGCTCGAACTCATCCAAAAGGGCGGCAACCGCGGACCGGCCGCCGAGAACCTCGTCGCGGCGGTGAAGCAGGAAGGCGCTCTCAAGATGCCGCCGGGCAAGAAACTTGCGCCGGAGCAGATTGCGGCGATCGAGAAGTGGGTGGGGATGGGCTTCCCGATGCCTGAATCCATGCGCAAGGCGAAGCGCCCCGGCGCGGATCACTGGGCCTTCCAGCCGGTGAAGCGGCCGGAGCCGCCGAAGGTGAGAGCGGAATCCCGCGTGCGCACCCCGGTGGACCGGTTCATTCTCGCCAAAATCGAGGAAAAGGGGTTGACCATGTCGGCAGACGCCGACAAGCGCACGCTTCTGCGCCGCGTGCATCTCGACCTCACCGGCCTCCCGCCGACGCGCGAGGAAACGAGCGCCTTTCTTGCCGACACGAGCGACGGCGGCTACGAGCGCGTCGTGGAGAAGCTGCTCGCCTCGCCACACTACGGCGAGCGCTGGGGACGCCACTGGCTGGACCTGGCGCGGTACGCCGATTCGGATGGCTACACTATCGACGCGCCGCGCGAAATCTGGCCGTATCGCGACTGGGTGATTCAGGCGCTCAACCGAGACATGCCGTTCGACCGCTTCGTCATCGAGCAGATGGCAGGCGACCTGCTTCCGAACGCCACCGTTGAGCAGAAGATCGCCACCGGGTTCCACCGCAACACGCCGTCGAACTACGAGGGCGGCATCGATTTCGAACAGTATCGGGTGGAGGCGGTGGCCGATCGTGTACAGACAACCGGCGGCGTGTTCCTCGGGCTCACGGTCGGCTGCGCGCGCTGCCACGATCACAAGTACGATCCGTTCACCCAGCGCGAGTTCTACCAGTTGTTCGCTTTCCTGAACAACGTGGACGAGGTCGACAAGGAAGCCGACCGCAAGGAGTTCAACCGCCCGTTCCTCGACCTGGCGACACCCGAACAGATCGCACGGCGGGACGCACACAAGGCGCAGGTTGCGGCGCTCGAAGCCGAACTCGACACGTACAAGAAGGCGCTGAACGGCGACGCGGCGAAGACAGACCCCGGGCTGAAGGAGCGCACGTCCAACCTTCGCACCCTCCGCCAGCACGCACCCAAGGCGACCTCGACGCTCGTGATGCGCGAACTCGCTGCACCGCGCCAGAGCTACATTCACCTTGGCGGCGACTTCACGCGCAAGGGCAGCAACGTGGAGCCCGGCGTTCCGGCCTTTTTGCCAGGGCTCGCCGGCGCGCCCGACAAACCCACGCGGCTGGACTTCGCGCGGTGGCTCGTCGACAAACGCAACCCGCTCACTCCGCGAGTGACGATGAACCGCGTTTGGCAGCGCTACTTCGGCGCCGGGCTCGTCGGCACGGAGAACGACTTCGGTACCGTGGGCGACAAGCCGACGCATCCGGAACTGCTCGACTGGCTGGCTTCGGAATTCATGGACTCCGGCTGGAGCATGAAGGCGATGCACCGGACGATCGTTCTGTCGTCGGCGTACCGGCAGGCATCGGGCGTGCGCGAGGATCTGAAAGCCGCCGATCCCGAGAACAAGCTGCTCGCGCGGCAGAATCGCCTGCGGCTCGAGGCCGAGATCGTGCGCGACGCGTCGCTGATCGCGAGCGGCCTGTTCGCGCCGAACATCGGGGGCCCGAGCGTCTATCCGCCGCAGCCGGCCGGCGTCTACCAGGTGACGCAGGTGCGGCGCGAATGGAAAACCTCGGAAGGCCCGGACCGCTACCGCCGCGGAATGTACACGTTCTTCCAACGCTCCGCGCCGCATCCGTCCCTGATCGTTTTCGACGCGCCGGACTCCACCGTCACATGCACGCGCCGGGTCCGTTCGAACACGCCGCTGCAGGCGCTGACGCAGTTGAACGACGAGGCTTCGGTGGAATTCGCCGAGGCGATGGCGAAGCGGATGGAGGCCGAATCCGGCGGCGACGACGCCAAGCTCCGGGCGGGCTACGAGATGGCGCTCAATCGGGATCCGCGACCGGCCGAGCAGGAACGCCTGCTGCGGTTCCTCGCCGTCCAGCGGGATTCGAAAGTGTCGAATCCGTGGGCGGCGGTTTCACGCGTGTTGTTGAACCTGGATGAATTTGTGACACGGCCATGA
- a CDS encoding aminopeptidase P N-terminal domain-containing protein: MRSTLPRLAAIGCAFALSALPSALSDDLAARRARAMEALGPKTLLLIQAAPERTYSLDIDYEYRQDSNFYYLTGIEQPASTLVLMPGNQGRREFLFVREKDPVAEHWTGRRATPEQAAARSGVPAVLANAELDKFLEAVLSGRPYRKDRRDPRPPDFDAFLNAVAAGDARLAVVYDTPSKIADPVNPILEYANRLRDRFPGIAVINAAPLIHSLRLTKTPYERGVLTRSVEISSEAHVAGMRAARPGAHEYAVKAAIEQVYRDRGALGWGYPSITGSGPNATILHYAQAGRRMDSGDLMLVDAAANFEYYTGDITRTYPVNGKFSPAQRDIYEIVLDAQNQAIRVARAGALPLDVHRKTVDVIKAGLLRLGLITDASGDQYKTWYSHGSVHYLGIDVHDVGDADTPLAPGQAFVIEPGIYIREEGLDALEKTKENLAMIEQVRPAFEKYRGIGIRIEDSFLLTETGLEHLSAKVPRTIPEVEGFLSRR; this comes from the coding sequence ATGCGATCCACCCTGCCCCGGCTTGCCGCGATCGGCTGCGCGTTCGCTCTGAGCGCCCTGCCGAGCGCTCTGTCCGACGATCTCGCCGCCCGCCGCGCCCGCGCGATGGAAGCGCTCGGGCCGAAGACGCTCCTACTCATTCAGGCCGCGCCGGAACGGACTTACTCGCTCGATATCGACTACGAGTATCGTCAGGATAGTAACTTCTACTATCTAACTGGAATCGAGCAGCCCGCCTCGACGCTCGTGCTCATGCCCGGCAACCAAGGCCGCCGCGAGTTTCTGTTCGTGCGGGAAAAGGATCCCGTCGCCGAACACTGGACCGGCCGCCGCGCCACGCCCGAACAAGCCGCCGCCCGCTCCGGCGTCCCGGCGGTTCTTGCCAACGCCGAACTCGACAAGTTTCTCGAGGCAGTCCTCTCCGGACGCCCCTACCGCAAGGATCGGCGCGACCCGCGGCCGCCCGACTTCGACGCCTTCCTCAACGCCGTCGCCGCCGGTGACGCCCGTCTCGCCGTCGTCTACGACACGCCGTCGAAGATCGCGGACCCCGTCAACCCCATCCTCGAGTACGCCAACCGCCTCCGTGACCGCTTTCCCGGCATCGCCGTGATCAACGCCGCGCCTCTCATCCACAGCCTTCGCCTCACCAAGACTCCGTATGAACGCGGCGTGCTCACCCGCAGCGTCGAGATCTCCTCGGAAGCCCACGTCGCCGGCATGCGCGCGGCCCGCCCCGGCGCCCACGAGTACGCCGTGAAGGCGGCCATCGAGCAGGTTTATCGCGACCGCGGCGCGCTCGGCTGGGGCTACCCGTCGATCACCGGCAGCGGTCCGAACGCCACCATCCTGCACTACGCGCAGGCCGGCCGCCGCATGGATTCCGGCGACCTCATGCTCGTCGATGCGGCGGCGAACTTCGAATACTACACCGGCGACATCACCCGCACCTACCCGGTGAACGGCAAGTTCAGCCCCGCCCAGCGCGACATTTACGAAATTGTTCTCGATGCCCAGAATCAGGCCATCAGAGTCGCCCGGGCCGGCGCGCTGCCGCTCGACGTACATCGCAAGACCGTCGACGTGATCAAGGCCGGCCTGCTCCGCCTCGGCCTCATCACGGACGCCTCCGGCGATCAGTACAAGACCTGGTATTCGCACGGATCGGTCCACTACCTCGGTATCGATGTTCACGACGTCGGCGACGCCGATACCCCGCTCGCGCCCGGCCAGGCTTTCGTGATCGAGCCGGGCATCTACATCCGCGAAGAAGGCCTCGACGCGCTCGAAAAGACGAAGGAGAACCTGGCGATGATCGAGCAGGTCCGCCCGGCGTTCGAAAAATACCGCGGCATCGGTATCCGCATTGAGGATTCGTTCCTGCTCACCGAAACCGGACTCGAGCACCTTTCGGCGAAGGTGCCGCGAACCATTCCCGAAGTCGAGGGATTCCTCAGCCGCCGCTGA
- a CDS encoding methyltransferase domain-containing protein translates to MRREWDERARENARHYVNTEKEAWTDDDFFASGERTVAEEILTDMTNICQGKDPKQMRVLEIGCGAGRVTRALARLFGEVYAVDISSEMVDQARRALADYPGAHVHQNSGADLAVLGDIQVDFAFSTIVFQHIPSRAVIESYVREVNRLLRPGGLFKFQVQGDATMETPPDDTWLGVPYSDAQAVELAEKCGFEPRYRHGAGGQYFWLWFFKR, encoded by the coding sequence ATGAGACGGGAGTGGGACGAACGGGCGCGCGAAAACGCGCGTCACTACGTGAACACGGAGAAAGAAGCCTGGACCGACGACGACTTCTTCGCCTCCGGAGAGCGCACCGTCGCCGAAGAGATCCTTACCGACATGACCAACATCTGTCAAGGCAAGGACCCCAAGCAGATGCGGGTGCTCGAAATCGGCTGCGGCGCCGGACGCGTGACCCGGGCGCTGGCGCGGCTGTTCGGCGAGGTGTACGCGGTGGATATCAGCAGCGAAATGGTGGACCAGGCGCGGCGGGCGCTCGCCGATTATCCCGGCGCCCACGTCCACCAGAACAGCGGCGCCGACCTTGCCGTGCTCGGCGATATCCAGGTGGACTTCGCCTTCTCGACGATCGTCTTCCAGCACATCCCGAGCCGGGCGGTGATCGAGAGCTATGTGCGGGAAGTGAACCGGCTGCTGCGTCCCGGCGGGCTGTTCAAGTTCCAGGTGCAGGGCGACGCGACGATGGAGACACCTCCCGACGACACTTGGCTCGGCGTGCCGTATTCGGATGCCCAGGCGGTGGAACTGGCGGAGAAATGCGGTTTCGAGCCGCGCTACCGGCACGGCGCCGGCGGGCAGTACTTCTGGCTGTGGTTCTTCAAGCGCTGA
- the fsa gene encoding fructose-6-phosphate aldolase, which produces MKIFLDTANLDELRKGAAWGIIDGVTTNPSLIAKEGIPLKEQVRRICDIVDGDISAEVVSTEHEAMVAEARSLAELHKHIVVKVPLTRDGIKTTALLSKEGIRFNVTLCFSPGQALLAAKAGACYVSPFVGRLDDISQDGMDLIRDIVHIYDNYGFKTQVLAASLRSPLHVAQAAKAGAHVGTLPFKVLDMLFNHPLTDRGLDQFLKDYAKAFQEAPVGR; this is translated from the coding sequence ATGAAGATCTTTCTCGATACCGCTAACCTCGACGAGCTCCGCAAGGGAGCTGCGTGGGGTATCATCGACGGTGTTACCACGAACCCTTCGCTGATCGCCAAGGAAGGGATTCCCCTGAAAGAGCAGGTCCGCCGGATCTGCGACATCGTCGACGGCGACATCAGCGCCGAAGTCGTTTCCACCGAGCATGAAGCGATGGTGGCCGAAGCCCGCTCGCTCGCCGAACTCCACAAGCACATCGTCGTCAAAGTGCCGCTGACCCGTGATGGAATCAAGACCACCGCGCTGCTGAGCAAGGAAGGCATTCGTTTCAACGTCACGCTGTGCTTTTCGCCCGGTCAGGCGCTGCTCGCCGCCAAGGCCGGCGCCTGCTACGTCAGCCCGTTTGTCGGACGCCTCGACGATATTTCGCAGGACGGTATGGACCTCATCCGCGACATCGTCCACATCTACGACAACTACGGCTTCAAGACCCAGGTTCTGGCCGCCTCCCTTCGCTCCCCGCTCCACGTCGCGCAGGCCGCCAAAGCCGGGGCCCATGTCGGCACCCTGCCTTTCAAAGTGCTCGACATGCTCTTCAACCACCCGCTTACCGACCGTGGCCTCGATCAGTTCCTGAAGGACTACGCCAAGGCCTTCCAGGAAGCCCCCGTAGGCCGCTAG
- a CDS encoding Dabb family protein: protein MTNLRRNLAAAALGLAVFGAGIMVGAGHIEKPKSVIHVVTLTWKEGTTPEQIKKALDGVANMNYPGIKRVWLRSIKSQTKDAAFVMEFESEKALKDYADSDAQKEWYKLYLPIRGQSVTSDITN from the coding sequence TTGACGAATCTACGCAGGAACCTGGCCGCCGCCGCCCTCGGCCTCGCCGTCTTCGGCGCCGGCATCATGGTGGGCGCCGGTCACATCGAAAAGCCGAAATCGGTGATTCATGTGGTCACCCTCACCTGGAAGGAAGGCACAACCCCGGAACAGATCAAGAAGGCGCTCGACGGAGTCGCCAACATGAACTACCCCGGCATCAAGCGCGTCTGGCTGCGGTCCATCAAGTCGCAGACCAAGGACGCCGCCTTCGTGATGGAGTTCGAAAGCGAAAAGGCGCTCAAGGACTACGCCGATTCCGACGCGCAGAAGGAATGGTACAAGCTGTACCTGCCCATTCGCGGACAGTCGGTCACCAGCGACATCACCAATTGA